One Gordonia sp. SID5947 genomic region harbors:
- a CDS encoding arginine repressor yields MTATGRSTPPASGEGETRLAATKAGRHARIIDILSTHQVRSQSGLQHLLADAGIDATQATLSRDLDELGAVKLRAADGGAGVYVVPEDGSPVRGVFGGTDRLSRLLSELLVSTDSSGNLAVLRTPPGAAHYLASAMDRASLPDVVGTIAGDDTIFVVAREPIDGAELSRRIEGLV; encoded by the coding sequence ATGACCGCCACCGGTAGATCCACCCCACCGGCCTCCGGGGAAGGCGAGACAAGGCTCGCCGCCACCAAGGCGGGCCGGCACGCGCGCATCATCGACATCCTGTCGACTCATCAGGTGCGCAGCCAGTCGGGGTTGCAGCACCTTCTCGCCGACGCGGGGATCGACGCGACACAGGCGACGTTGTCGCGCGACCTCGACGAACTCGGTGCGGTGAAGCTACGAGCGGCAGACGGCGGGGCCGGTGTGTACGTGGTGCCCGAAGACGGTTCGCCCGTCCGCGGTGTGTTCGGCGGCACCGACCGTCTCTCGCGACTGCTCTCGGAACTGCTGGTCTCGACCGACAGCAGTGGCAACCTGGCCGTCCTGCGGACGCCGCCGGGCGCGGCCCACTACCTGGCCAGCGCCATGGATCGGGCCAGTCTCCCGGACGTGGTCGGCACCATCGCAGGCGACGACACCATCTTCGTGGTCGCGCGTGAACCGATCGACGGCGCCGAGTTGTCCCGACGAATCGAGGGCCTCGTGTAA
- a CDS encoding argininosuccinate synthase produces the protein MAERVVLAYSGGLDTSVAISWIGKETGKEVVAVALDLGQGGEDMDVVRQRALDCGAVEAVVVDARDEFADEYCLPAITSNALYMDRYPLVSAISRPLIAKHLVTAARDHGGTVVAHGCTGKGNDQVRFEVGFASLAPDLEVLAPVRDYAWTREKAIRFAEENDIPINVTKKSPFSIDQNVWGRAVETGFLEDLWNAPTKDVYSYTEDPTINWQSPDEVIISFDKGRPIAIDGRPVSVLEAIVELNRRAGAQGVGRLDVVEDRLVGIKSREVYEAPGAMVLIRAHEELEHVTLERELGRYKRLTDQKWAEQVYDGLWFSPLRRSLEAFVESTQDHVTGDIRLVLHGGHIAVTGRRSPESLYDFNLATYDEGDSFDQSAARGFVELHGLSSKIAAKRDLDL, from the coding sequence ATGGCGGAACGCGTCGTACTCGCGTACTCGGGCGGACTGGACACCTCGGTTGCGATCAGCTGGATCGGCAAGGAGACCGGCAAGGAGGTGGTTGCCGTCGCCCTCGACCTCGGCCAAGGCGGCGAGGACATGGACGTGGTGCGCCAGCGAGCGCTGGACTGCGGGGCGGTGGAGGCCGTGGTGGTCGACGCCCGCGACGAGTTCGCGGACGAGTACTGCCTCCCCGCGATCACCTCCAACGCGCTCTACATGGACCGGTATCCGCTGGTGTCGGCGATCTCGCGGCCGTTGATCGCCAAACATCTGGTGACCGCCGCTCGCGACCACGGCGGCACCGTCGTCGCGCACGGCTGCACCGGTAAGGGCAACGACCAGGTGCGGTTCGAGGTCGGTTTCGCCTCGCTCGCACCAGATCTCGAGGTTCTGGCGCCGGTCCGCGATTACGCGTGGACGCGAGAGAAGGCGATCAGGTTCGCCGAGGAGAACGACATCCCGATCAACGTCACCAAGAAGTCGCCGTTCTCCATCGATCAGAATGTGTGGGGCCGCGCCGTGGAGACGGGGTTCCTCGAGGATCTGTGGAACGCGCCGACCAAGGACGTCTACAGCTACACCGAGGATCCGACGATCAACTGGCAGTCGCCCGACGAGGTCATCATCTCCTTCGACAAGGGACGCCCGATCGCCATCGACGGCCGACCGGTGAGCGTCCTCGAGGCGATCGTGGAACTGAACCGGCGCGCCGGTGCGCAGGGCGTCGGCCGGCTCGACGTCGTCGAGGACCGGCTGGTCGGCATCAAGAGCCGCGAGGTCTACGAGGCCCCCGGCGCGATGGTGCTCATCCGCGCACACGAGGAACTCGAGCACGTGACACTCGAACGTGAACTCGGCCGGTACAAGCGGCTCACCGACCAGAAGTGGGCCGAGCAGGTCTACGACGGATTGTGGTTCTCGCCGCTGCGGCGCTCGCTCGAGGCGTTCGTCGAGTCGACCCAGGACCACGTGACCGGCGACATCCGCCTGGTCCTGCACGGCGGGCACATCGCGGTCACCGGCCGCCGCAGTCCGGAGTCGCTCTATGACTTCAACCTCGCGACCTACGACGAGGGCGACAGTTTCGATCAGTCCGCCGCGCGCGGATTCGTCGAGCTGCACGGGCTGTCGTCGAAGATCGCGGCGAAGCGGGATCTCGATCTGTGA
- the argH gene encoding argininosuccinate lyase, which produces MSNGADRPASGGTNEGSLWGGRFAGGPAEAMAALSKSTHFDWALAPFDVEASKAHARVLNRAGLLTDDDLVAMLDGLSQLSADVADGSFGPADSDEDVHGALERGLIERVGPELGGRLRAGRSRNDQVATLFRMWLRAAMGRVAAGLLDVVDALIGQAQAHPDAVMPGKTHLQAAQPVLLAHHLLAHAHPLMRDVDRLADADRRTAVSPYGSGALAGSSLGLDPAAIAADLGFDRPAENSIDATSARDFAAEGAFVLAMIGVDLSRLSEEIILWSTPEYGYVTLADAWSTGSSIMPQKKNPDVAELMRGKSGRLIGNLTGLMATLKAQPLAYNRDLQEDKEPVFDSVAQLELLLPAITGLIATLEFHEDRMAELAPAGFTLATDIAEWLVRQGVPFRVAHEVAGASVRAAEERGVGLAELDDETLASISPDLRPEVRDVLTVRGSIESRSAHGGTASVAVDRQLSDLQAQVRRQRDRWSD; this is translated from the coding sequence GTGAGCAACGGCGCTGATCGGCCCGCCTCCGGCGGCACCAACGAGGGATCGCTCTGGGGCGGACGTTTTGCCGGCGGTCCGGCCGAGGCCATGGCCGCGCTGAGCAAATCGACGCATTTTGACTGGGCCCTGGCACCTTTCGACGTCGAGGCGTCGAAGGCGCATGCTCGGGTGCTCAATCGTGCGGGGTTGCTCACCGACGACGATCTCGTGGCCATGCTCGACGGTCTGTCGCAGCTGTCCGCGGATGTGGCGGACGGTTCGTTCGGTCCTGCCGACTCCGACGAAGATGTCCACGGTGCACTCGAACGCGGTCTGATCGAGCGCGTGGGACCGGAACTCGGGGGGCGGCTCCGGGCCGGACGGTCGCGCAACGATCAGGTCGCCACCCTGTTCCGGATGTGGTTGCGCGCGGCCATGGGTCGCGTGGCCGCGGGACTCCTCGATGTCGTCGATGCGCTCATCGGGCAGGCGCAGGCGCATCCGGACGCGGTGATGCCGGGCAAGACGCACCTGCAGGCCGCACAGCCGGTGCTGCTCGCCCATCACCTCCTCGCGCATGCGCACCCGCTGATGCGCGATGTCGACCGCCTCGCCGACGCCGATCGTCGTACGGCGGTGTCGCCGTACGGCTCCGGCGCGCTTGCCGGATCGTCGCTGGGTTTGGATCCGGCCGCGATCGCCGCCGATCTGGGATTCGACCGTCCGGCCGAGAACTCGATAGATGCGACGTCGGCACGCGATTTCGCGGCCGAAGGAGCATTTGTCCTTGCCATGATCGGCGTCGACCTCTCGCGCCTCTCCGAGGAGATCATCCTCTGGAGCACGCCGGAGTACGGCTACGTGACCCTGGCCGACGCCTGGTCGACAGGGAGTTCGATCATGCCGCAGAAGAAGAACCCCGATGTCGCCGAACTGATGCGCGGCAAGTCGGGGCGTCTGATCGGCAACCTGACGGGGTTGATGGCGACTCTCAAAGCGCAACCGCTCGCGTACAACCGCGATCTGCAGGAGGACAAGGAGCCGGTCTTCGACTCGGTGGCGCAACTGGAATTGCTGTTGCCCGCGATCACCGGACTCATCGCCACACTCGAGTTCCATGAGGACCGCATGGCGGAACTGGCGCCGGCCGGGTTCACGCTTGCCACAGATATCGCGGAATGGCTTGTCCGTCAAGGAGTTCCATTTCGGGTGGCGCATGAGGTGGCAGGCGCGAGCGTGCGTGCGGCCGAAGAGCGCGGCGTGGGGCTCGCCGAACTCGACGACGAGACGCTGGCATCGATCAGCCCGGACCTGCGCCCCGAGGTGCGCGACGTGCTGACGGTGCGAGGGTCGATCGAGTCGCGCAGTGCGCACGGCGGGACCGCGTCGGTCGCCGTCGACCGTCAGCTCTCTGACCTACAGGCACAGGTGCGCAGACAGCGGGACCGCTGGTCGGACTGA